One Fundidesulfovibrio terrae genomic window carries:
- a CDS encoding HNH endonuclease, which produces MFVNNDGFEDYEVLSNYCENCGWDFPSNKLELHHLHHRSLWREKPEDVLLVCAKCHSRLDDIRAEEGKNDQMKPTMMPESLGGLGQSTERIGWYATIQMF; this is translated from the coding sequence ATTTTCGTCAATAATGATGGTTTTGAGGATTACGAAGTACTTTCAAATTATTGTGAAAATTGTGGATGGGATTTTCCCTCTAACAAATTAGAGCTTCATCATCTCCATCATCGTAGTCTTTGGAGGGAGAAGCCCGAAGATGTTCTTCTGGTATGTGCGAAATGTCATTCAAGACTTGATGATATACGAGCAGAAGAAGGGAAAAACGATCAGATGAAGCCTACGATGATGCCAGAATCGCTGGGTGGCTTAGGGCAAAGTACGGAGAGGATTGGATGGTATGCTACAATCCAGATGTTTTAA
- a CDS encoding tRNA(5-methylaminomethyl-2-thiouridylate) methyltransferase, with protein MKQYDVLAMFSGGLDSILAAKSVAAQGLAVLGLHFTSPFFGHPDKIAGWSADYGLDIEAVDVGPEYVAMMDARPLHGVGKGLNPCVDCKILMLARCRELLGVYGAKFIVTGEVKGQRPMSQRRDALDIISRDAGVRDVLLRPLCAKTMKPTPMEESGLVDRERLHAFGGRTRKPQFRLARELGITKFPQPAGGCKLTEFESAKRYVPVFMHARPATDADFHLANVGRQFWAGAHWMAMGRNREDNETLARLARPGDRLLDVMGFPSPLGLVRALPGVDWNDAALSDAAALLASYAPKAAASGEPVQVLARLVTDAGATGAGSPGETMPWPDGEDRVLTVAPSRATRLGLADVDWEALIPVKKAMFGESQEDDGY; from the coding sequence ATGAAACAATACGACGTTTTGGCCATGTTCTCAGGCGGCCTGGACTCCATCCTGGCTGCGAAATCAGTTGCCGCGCAGGGGCTTGCGGTGCTCGGCCTGCACTTCACCAGCCCCTTCTTCGGCCATCCGGACAAGATAGCGGGATGGTCCGCCGACTACGGCCTGGACATCGAGGCCGTGGACGTGGGGCCCGAGTACGTGGCCATGATGGACGCCCGGCCGCTCCACGGCGTGGGCAAGGGCCTGAACCCCTGCGTGGACTGCAAGATTCTCATGCTGGCGCGCTGCCGGGAGCTTCTTGGCGTGTACGGGGCCAAGTTCATCGTCACCGGCGAGGTGAAGGGCCAGCGGCCCATGTCCCAGCGCCGCGACGCCCTGGACATCATCAGCCGCGACGCCGGGGTGCGCGACGTGCTCCTGCGCCCGTTGTGCGCCAAGACCATGAAGCCCACCCCCATGGAGGAGTCAGGGCTTGTCGACCGCGAGAGGCTGCACGCCTTCGGGGGGCGCACGAGAAAGCCGCAGTTCAGGCTGGCCCGGGAACTGGGCATCACCAAATTCCCCCAGCCGGCCGGGGGCTGCAAACTCACGGAATTCGAGTCCGCCAAGCGCTACGTGCCGGTGTTCATGCACGCCAGGCCCGCCACCGACGCCGATTTCCACCTGGCCAACGTGGGCCGCCAGTTCTGGGCCGGGGCGCACTGGATGGCCATGGGCCGCAACCGCGAGGACAACGAGACCCTGGCCCGCTTGGCCCGCCCCGGCGACCGGCTTCTGGACGTGATGGGCTTCCCGAGCCCGCTGGGCCTTGTTCGGGCGCTGCCGGGCGTGGACTGGAACGACGCCGCCCTCTCGGACGCGGCCGCGCTCCTTGCCTCGTACGCGCCCAAGGCCGCGGCCTCGGGCGAGCCCGTGCAGGTGCTCGCGCGCCTGGTGACGGACGCCGGGGCCACCGGTGCGGGCTCGCCCGGCGAGACCATGCCCTGGCCGGACGGCGAGGACCGCGTGCTGACCGTTGCCCCTTCGCGCGCCACCCGCCTGGGGCTGGCCGACGTGGACTGGGAGGCGCTCATCCCGGTCAAGAAGGCCATGTTCGGCGAATCCCAGGAGGACGACGGATACTGA
- the recA gene encoding recombinase RecA, whose protein sequence is MAKKSASNAQDARLEALTTALTTIERKYGQGSVMRLDEETHAAIPSIPTGSIGVDLALGIGGIPKGRVTEIFGPESSGKTTLALHIIAESQKKGGTAAFIDAEHALDVNYAKRLGVKTDELLISQPDYGEQALDICDLLVRSSAVDVIVIDSVAALIPQAELEGEMGETQVGGQARLMSHAMRKLTGTIHKSQSAVIFINQIRMKIGQTGYGNPETTTGGHALKFYASTRMDIRKIQTLKDKEEVYGSRCRVKVVKNKVAPPFREAQFDILYGTGISREGELIDMGVEMNIVDKSGAWFAYGSERLGQGKENVREFLREHPEIKQQIEDKIYEHLGLKEAAAEAQE, encoded by the coding sequence ATGGCCAAGAAATCCGCCTCCAACGCCCAGGACGCCCGCCTCGAGGCCCTGACCACCGCCCTGACCACCATCGAGCGCAAATACGGCCAGGGCTCCGTCATGCGCCTGGACGAGGAGACCCACGCGGCCATCCCGTCCATCCCCACGGGCTCCATCGGCGTGGACTTGGCGCTGGGCATCGGGGGAATCCCCAAGGGGCGCGTCACCGAAATTTTCGGCCCGGAATCCTCGGGCAAGACCACCCTGGCCCTGCACATCATCGCCGAATCCCAGAAAAAGGGCGGCACGGCGGCCTTCATCGACGCCGAGCACGCACTCGACGTCAACTACGCCAAGCGCCTGGGCGTGAAGACCGACGAACTGCTCATCTCGCAGCCCGATTACGGCGAGCAGGCCCTGGACATCTGCGACCTGCTGGTGCGCTCCAGCGCCGTGGACGTGATCGTCATCGACTCGGTGGCCGCGCTCATCCCTCAGGCCGAACTGGAAGGCGAGATGGGCGAGACCCAGGTGGGCGGGCAGGCGCGCCTCATGAGCCACGCCATGCGCAAGCTCACCGGCACCATCCACAAGTCCCAGAGCGCGGTCATCTTCATCAACCAGATCCGCATGAAGATCGGCCAGACCGGCTACGGCAACCCCGAGACCACCACGGGCGGCCACGCGCTCAAGTTCTACGCCTCCACCCGCATGGACATCCGCAAGATCCAGACCCTGAAGGACAAGGAAGAAGTCTACGGGTCGCGCTGCCGGGTGAAGGTGGTGAAGAACAAGGTGGCCCCGCCGTTCCGCGAGGCGCAGTTCGACATCCTCTACGGCACGGGCATCTCCCGCGAGGGCGAGCTCATCGACATGGGCGTGGAGATGAATATTGTCGATAAATCCGGCGCGTGGTTCGCCTACGGCTCGGAGCGCCTGGGCCAGGGCAAGGAGAACGTGCGGGAGTTCTTGCGCGAGCACCCCGAGATCAAGCAGCAGATCGAGGACAAGATCTACGAGCACCTGGGGCTCAAGGAAGCCGCCGCCGAAGCCCAAGAGTAA
- a CDS encoding hemerythrin domain-containing protein translates to MLATDELKAEHRGIEIMLRILGQLADAAQSGRGLDKADAADVIEFLRTFADKCHHSKEEDLLFPALEAAGIPRQGGPVGVMLHEHDIGRGFIKGMSDSLASGDMVGFAGAARGYIELLSNHIAKEDNVLFKMADQALSPQKQEELVRAFAAMERDHMGEGVHEAFHAMMDRLAVKYLG, encoded by the coding sequence ATGCTCGCCACAGACGAACTCAAAGCCGAACACCGGGGCATCGAGATCATGCTGCGCATCCTCGGGCAACTGGCCGACGCCGCTCAGTCAGGGCGCGGCCTGGACAAGGCCGACGCCGCCGATGTCATCGAATTTTTGAGAACCTTTGCCGACAAGTGCCACCACAGCAAGGAGGAGGACCTGCTCTTCCCGGCCCTGGAGGCGGCGGGAATCCCACGCCAGGGCGGCCCCGTGGGGGTGATGCTGCATGAGCACGACATCGGGCGGGGCTTCATCAAGGGCATGTCGGACTCCCTGGCTTCGGGGGACATGGTCGGATTCGCGGGTGCGGCCAGGGGCTACATCGAACTCCTCTCGAACCACATCGCCAAGGAGGACAACGTGCTCTTCAAGATGGCCGACCAGGCGCTCTCCCCGCAAAAGCAGGAGGAACTGGTCCGGGCCTTCGCGGCCATGGAGCGCGACCACATGGGCGAGGGCGTGCACGAAGCCTTCCACGCCATGATGGACCGGTTGGCCGTCAAGTACCTGGGCTAG
- the hemL gene encoding glutamate-1-semialdehyde 2,1-aminomutase, which yields MSLSSTLYAKAQTLIPGGVNSPIRACKAVESEPLFIARAEGSKIYDVDGNGYVDYVMSWGPMLLGHADPVVHAAAKAALDNGSSFGAPCPAEVDLAEKITKLMPSVEMVRMVNSGTEATMSALRLARGFTGRDCVIKFDGCYHGHADAFLAAAGSGVAVQAAPGTPGVPAATVAHTIVLPYNDLEAVKEAFKARGKEIAAIIVEPAPGNMGLVLPKPGYLEGLRAICDEYGTVLIFDEVITGFRWSLHGAQGRYGVRPDLTTLGKIIGAGFPVGAYGGRRDIMEKLSPCGPVFQAGTLSGNPVAMAAGLANLLELEKRDYAALEKRTGELADEFAAIIRSKGVPVTLNKVASAFTMYFTDRPVTDMAAARTSDGKVYTAIYKQMREQGVYLASLGYECSFTSFAHTEADYDLTLEAAKRVKL from the coding sequence ATGTCCCTGTCCTCCACGCTGTACGCCAAGGCCCAGACCCTGATCCCCGGCGGGGTCAACTCGCCCATCCGCGCCTGCAAGGCCGTGGAGTCCGAGCCCCTGTTCATCGCCCGCGCCGAGGGCTCGAAAATTTACGACGTGGACGGCAACGGGTACGTGGACTACGTCATGAGCTGGGGCCCCATGCTGCTGGGCCACGCCGACCCCGTGGTGCACGCCGCCGCCAAGGCTGCCCTGGACAACGGCTCGAGCTTCGGCGCGCCCTGTCCCGCCGAGGTGGACCTGGCCGAGAAGATCACCAAGCTCATGCCCTCGGTAGAGATGGTGCGCATGGTCAACTCCGGCACCGAAGCCACCATGAGCGCGCTTCGCCTGGCGCGCGGCTTCACCGGGCGCGACTGCGTCATCAAGTTCGACGGCTGCTACCACGGCCACGCCGACGCCTTCCTGGCCGCCGCCGGATCGGGCGTGGCCGTGCAGGCCGCCCCCGGCACCCCGGGCGTCCCGGCCGCCACCGTGGCCCACACCATCGTGCTGCCCTACAACGACCTGGAGGCCGTGAAAGAGGCCTTCAAGGCAAGGGGCAAGGAGATCGCGGCCATCATCGTGGAGCCCGCCCCGGGCAACATGGGCCTGGTGCTGCCCAAGCCCGGCTACCTGGAGGGCCTGCGCGCAATCTGCGACGAATACGGCACCGTGCTCATCTTCGACGAGGTCATCACCGGCTTCCGCTGGAGCCTCCACGGAGCCCAGGGCCGCTACGGCGTGCGCCCGGACCTGACCACGCTCGGCAAGATCATCGGCGCGGGCTTCCCCGTGGGCGCCTACGGCGGCCGCCGCGACATCATGGAGAAGCTCTCCCCCTGCGGCCCGGTGTTCCAGGCCGGGACGCTCTCGGGCAACCCCGTGGCCATGGCCGCCGGCCTGGCCAACCTGCTCGAGCTGGAGAAACGCGACTACGCCGCCCTGGAGAAGCGTACCGGCGAGCTGGCCGACGAGTTCGCGGCCATCATCCGCTCCAAGGGCGTGCCCGTGACCTTGAACAAGGTGGCCTCGGCCTTCACCATGTACTTCACCGACCGCCCCGTTACGGACATGGCCGCCGCCCGCACCTCCGACGGCAAGGTCTACACCGCCATCTACAAGCAGATGCGCGAGCAGGGCGTGTACCTGGCGTCGCTGGGCTACGAGTGCTCCTTCACCTCCTTCGCCCACACCGAGGCGGATTACGATCTGACCCTGGAGGCGGCGAAGCGGGTGAAACTCTGA
- the alaS gene encoding alanine--tRNA ligase has product MITATEIRRRFLDYYVANGHTEVSSSSLVPREDPSLLFTNAGMVQFKKVFLGQEKRDYSRAATSQKCLRVGGKHNDLENVGRTARHHTFFEMLGNFSFGDYFKEEAIRLAWGFLTEELKLPKEKLYATVFRDDDEAIELWLKITDIPAERIFRLGEKDNFWSMGDTGPCGPCSEILIDQGEHMSCGPNCGIGQCDCDRFLEIWNLVFMQYDQIEPGKRVPLPRPSIDTGMGLERVAGVCQGVYSNFDSDLFIPIIAATAELAGVKYKTDEETDTALRVIADHSRSMVFLIADSILPSNEGRGYVLRRLIRRAFRFGRLMGLKDPFLHKVCPTVVEVMGVQYPEIVEGMDFMTRVVREEEERFSVTLDKGLDILEEEMAAATKAGSAIISGEVAFKLYDTYGFPLDIITDVAGKQGFCVDEAGYKVCMDEQKARAKKAWKGSGESDIAGQFKKLLETGLKSRFVGYDTLKAESRIIALLGEDGIPRERLIQGEGGYAVFAVTPFYGESGGQAGDRGVVETMTGSADVLDTLKPSPELTTHKVFVGEGELLLDQEAKLDVNEELRLGSARNHTTTHLLHAALRKVLGEHVKQAGSLVTPERLRFDFTHISQITPDEMARIEEEVNQAILADIAVKREIMGVKEAQAKGAMALFGEKYGDEVSVVEVPGVSMELCGGTHIKATGQAGGFSVLSESGVAAGVRRIEAVTGWNMLGHFQAVRREMDEVADVLRAKPGELAERLKTLQAQVKALTKEKEQLQGKLASGQGRDLMDGVEEIGGVKVLTAKVDGATMKSLRDTMDDVRSKLPSGVACLTGAGEDGKVALILYVSRDLHGKFTAQTLIKDVSALVGGSGGGRPDLAQAGGTEASGMDAALAKVKELVGKM; this is encoded by the coding sequence TTGATCACCGCCACCGAAATCCGCCGCCGCTTCCTGGACTATTACGTCGCCAACGGACACACCGAGGTGTCCAGTTCCTCCCTAGTGCCCCGCGAGGACCCGTCGCTTCTGTTCACCAACGCGGGCATGGTCCAGTTCAAGAAGGTCTTCCTGGGCCAGGAAAAGCGCGACTACTCCCGCGCGGCCACCTCGCAGAAATGCCTGCGCGTGGGCGGCAAGCACAACGACCTGGAGAACGTGGGCCGCACCGCGCGCCACCACACCTTCTTCGAGATGCTGGGCAACTTCTCCTTCGGCGACTACTTCAAGGAAGAGGCCATCCGCCTGGCCTGGGGCTTCCTCACCGAAGAGCTCAAGCTCCCCAAGGAAAAGCTCTACGCCACGGTGTTCCGCGACGACGACGAGGCCATCGAGCTCTGGTTGAAGATCACCGACATCCCGGCCGAGCGGATCTTCCGCCTGGGCGAGAAGGACAACTTCTGGTCCATGGGGGACACCGGCCCTTGCGGCCCCTGCTCCGAGATCCTCATCGACCAGGGCGAACACATGAGTTGCGGCCCCAACTGCGGCATCGGCCAGTGTGACTGCGACCGCTTCCTGGAGATCTGGAACCTCGTGTTCATGCAGTACGACCAGATCGAGCCGGGCAAGCGCGTGCCCCTGCCGCGCCCCTCCATCGACACGGGCATGGGCCTGGAGCGCGTGGCCGGCGTGTGCCAGGGCGTGTACTCCAACTTCGACTCGGACCTGTTCATCCCCATCATCGCGGCCACGGCCGAACTGGCGGGCGTGAAATACAAGACCGACGAGGAGACCGACACCGCGCTTCGCGTCATCGCGGACCACTCGCGCTCCATGGTGTTCCTCATCGCCGACTCCATCCTGCCCTCCAACGAGGGACGGGGCTACGTGCTCAGGCGCCTCATCCGCCGGGCCTTCCGCTTCGGGCGCCTCATGGGCCTGAAGGACCCCTTCCTGCACAAGGTCTGCCCCACCGTGGTCGAGGTCATGGGCGTGCAGTACCCCGAGATCGTGGAAGGCATGGACTTCATGACCCGCGTGGTGCGCGAGGAGGAGGAACGCTTCTCCGTAACGCTCGACAAGGGCCTGGACATCCTCGAGGAGGAGATGGCCGCCGCCACGAAGGCCGGAAGCGCCATCATCTCCGGCGAAGTGGCCTTCAAGCTCTACGACACTTACGGCTTCCCCCTGGACATCATCACCGACGTGGCGGGCAAGCAGGGCTTCTGCGTGGACGAGGCCGGCTACAAGGTCTGCATGGACGAGCAGAAGGCCAGGGCCAAGAAGGCCTGGAAGGGCTCGGGCGAATCGGACATCGCGGGACAGTTCAAGAAACTTCTGGAAACGGGCTTGAAGTCGCGGTTCGTGGGCTACGACACCCTCAAGGCCGAGTCGCGCATCATCGCGCTCCTGGGCGAGGACGGCATCCCGCGCGAGCGTCTCATCCAGGGCGAAGGCGGCTACGCGGTGTTCGCCGTGACCCCCTTCTATGGCGAATCCGGCGGCCAAGCGGGCGACCGGGGCGTGGTGGAAACCATGACCGGCTCCGCCGACGTGCTGGACACCCTCAAGCCCAGCCCCGAGCTGACCACCCACAAGGTATTCGTGGGCGAGGGCGAGCTTTTGCTGGACCAGGAAGCCAAGCTCGACGTCAACGAGGAGCTGCGCCTGGGCTCGGCCCGCAACCACACCACCACCCACCTGCTGCACGCGGCCCTGCGCAAGGTGCTGGGCGAGCACGTGAAGCAGGCCGGATCGCTGGTGACCCCAGAGCGCCTGCGCTTCGACTTCACCCACATCTCCCAGATCACCCCGGACGAGATGGCCCGCATCGAGGAAGAGGTCAACCAGGCCATCCTGGCGGACATCGCCGTCAAGCGCGAGATCATGGGCGTCAAGGAGGCCCAGGCCAAGGGGGCCATGGCCCTCTTCGGCGAGAAGTACGGCGACGAGGTCAGCGTGGTGGAGGTTCCGGGCGTGTCCATGGAACTCTGCGGCGGCACGCACATCAAGGCCACCGGCCAGGCGGGCGGCTTCAGCGTCCTCTCCGAGTCCGGCGTGGCCGCGGGCGTGCGGCGCATCGAGGCGGTCACCGGCTGGAACATGCTGGGACATTTCCAGGCCGTGCGCCGGGAGATGGACGAGGTGGCCGACGTCCTGCGCGCCAAGCCCGGCGAGCTGGCCGAGCGCCTCAAAACCCTCCAGGCCCAGGTGAAGGCCCTGACCAAGGAGAAGGAGCAGCTCCAGGGCAAGCTGGCCTCGGGCCAGGGTCGCGACCTCATGGACGGCGTGGAGGAGATCGGCGGCGTGAAGGTGCTGACGGCCAAGGTGGACGGGGCGACCATGAAGTCGCTGCGCGACACCATGGACGACGTGCGCTCCAAGCTGCCTTCGGGCGTGGCCTGCCTCACGGGCGCGGGCGAGGACGGCAAGGTGGCGCTGATCCTCTACGTGAGCCGAGATCTGCACGGAAAATTCACCGCCCAGACCCTCATCAAGGACGTGTCCGCCCTGGTGGGCGGCTCGGGCGGCGGCCGCCCGGACCTGGCCCAGGCCGGCGGCACGGAAGCCTCGGGCATGGACGCGGCCCTTGCCAAAGTGAAGGAGCTGGTGGGGAAAATGTAA
- a CDS encoding polysaccharide deacetylase family protein produces the protein MNRRHFLGVLGASAAVCAMGGTARAFRAPMPNGKGPKGKGMVTFTFDDGIASTNRYALPVLKRWGMAATAGIVVGKMLSDDNDYMDLASVRELESNGWEIASHGMSRVNPLNIPRLYEQEPLSGWRPDKDNPAHFQARYDYEYVPGLSQDGTAYKAVESLNRLLDTPGTYWLDRTIAELHVHVLRGGDPESLNIRTGSLQRGMEESKRSLTELGFTVDTFVAPKNYWTQDEENLCKRYYARACAQNDSDNRRATFNPYSIKRFTVRKGDTPQTLVNTIKDHSLAAGSWVVFCLHGVGEDLGWGTYPVESLDSVCAWIAEQKIPVVTVREGCRLMLETR, from the coding sequence ATGAACAGACGCCATTTTCTCGGAGTCCTCGGCGCCTCGGCCGCAGTCTGCGCCATGGGAGGGACGGCCCGGGCGTTCAGAGCCCCGATGCCCAACGGCAAGGGGCCCAAGGGCAAGGGAATGGTGACCTTCACCTTCGACGACGGCATCGCCTCGACCAACCGCTACGCCCTGCCGGTGCTCAAGAGATGGGGCATGGCGGCCACCGCGGGCATCGTGGTGGGCAAGATGCTTTCGGACGACAACGACTACATGGACCTCGCTTCCGTGCGCGAACTGGAGAGCAACGGCTGGGAGATCGCCTCCCACGGCATGAGCCGGGTGAACCCCCTGAACATCCCCAGGCTCTACGAGCAGGAGCCCCTCTCGGGGTGGCGCCCGGACAAGGACAACCCCGCCCATTTCCAGGCCCGCTACGATTACGAATACGTGCCCGGCCTCTCTCAGGACGGAACGGCCTACAAGGCGGTGGAAAGCCTGAACCGGCTGCTGGACACGCCCGGCACCTACTGGCTCGACCGGACCATCGCCGAGCTGCACGTGCACGTCCTGCGCGGGGGCGACCCGGAGTCCCTGAACATCCGGACCGGATCGCTGCAGCGGGGCATGGAGGAATCCAAGCGGTCCCTGACGGAACTCGGGTTCACCGTGGACACCTTCGTGGCCCCGAAAAATTACTGGACGCAGGACGAAGAGAACCTCTGCAAGCGCTATTACGCCCGCGCCTGCGCCCAGAACGATTCGGACAACCGCCGGGCCACGTTCAACCCCTATTCCATCAAGCGCTTCACGGTGCGCAAGGGCGACACGCCCCAGACGCTCGTGAACACCATCAAGGACCACAGCCTCGCAGCCGGCAGCTGGGTGGTGTTCTGCCTGCACGGCGTGGGCGAGGACCTGGGCTGGGGCACCTACCCCGTGGAGAGCCTCGATTCCGTCTGCGCATGGATTGCGGAGCAGAAGATCCCGGTGGTGACGGTGCGCGAGGGCTGCAGGCTGATGCTCGAAACCCGGTAG
- the mscL gene encoding large-conductance mechanosensitive channel protein MscL: protein MSFLKEFKEFAMRGNVMDLAVGVIIGASFGKIVSSLVADVIMPPVGMLLGGVDFTSLKLTLAAPIEGMKSATLNYGNFIQTLVDFTIVAFAIFLMVKGINALKRRGEKPEEPAAPPPVPPDVALLTEIRDLLKARQA from the coding sequence ATGAGCTTTCTTAAAGAGTTCAAGGAATTCGCCATGCGCGGCAACGTCATGGACCTCGCCGTGGGTGTGATCATCGGCGCTTCTTTCGGCAAGATCGTATCGTCGTTGGTGGCCGACGTGATCATGCCGCCGGTGGGGATGCTGCTCGGGGGAGTGGACTTCACCAGCCTCAAGCTCACCCTGGCCGCCCCCATCGAGGGGATGAAGAGCGCCACCCTGAACTACGGCAACTTCATCCAGACCCTGGTTGACTTCACCATCGTCGCCTTCGCCATCTTCCTCATGGTCAAGGGCATCAACGCCCTCAAACGAAGGGGGGAGAAGCCCGAGGAGCCGGCCGCGCCGCCGCCGGTTCCGCCCGACGTGGCGCTGCTTACGGAGATACGCGACCTGCTCAAGGCGCGCCAAGCCTAG